The Saccharopolyspora gloriosae genome has a segment encoding these proteins:
- a CDS encoding glycosyltransferase family 39 protein: MPAPTEQPTFEPSAAPVGTTEPPPFARRPVLTVAGLTALLLMLISGRYGYLSDELYFLAAGKYHLDWGYMDQQPLVPLLAAGIDAVLPGSLPALRLPAALLTAFGIAGTALLAREFGGDRRAQTLAAAAYALSPWLLLSGHWLAAATFEPAQWLLVLWPVTRWVRLREAGIRRDRLLLAAGLVAAVGVQTKFQIVLLCAALLSGVLIAGPRPMLRRPALWAGAALAAAVSIPALIWQSGHGWPSRDMGDVVAAESSRLLLLPTTLLYAGPVAGAFLCCFGLWCLVRDERLRPMRFLACTALLLLVFYLLVGGRPNYLSGLCGMLFAAGAVGFQHRREAGAARWSWTAWPAYALSAVLPLVLLPITPLPSVARHPQLAAYSRLYETGWPELAETVAHVYRSLPPDQRERTAIVGESYHLAGALDVLGPELGLPGVHSPHRGYWFFGAPPDSATVLLYVGGAEPLKPYFAESRRLATVRTELDLVNVAQGVSVIRYDGPKLPWSRLWPRIRTQ; encoded by the coding sequence GTGCCAGCGCCGACCGAGCAGCCGACGTTCGAGCCGTCCGCCGCGCCGGTCGGCACCACCGAGCCACCGCCGTTCGCGCGCCGGCCGGTGCTGACGGTCGCCGGACTCACCGCACTGCTGCTGATGCTGATCAGCGGGCGCTACGGCTACCTCTCCGATGAGCTGTACTTCCTCGCCGCGGGCAAGTACCACCTGGACTGGGGCTACATGGACCAGCAACCGCTGGTTCCGCTGCTGGCGGCCGGGATCGACGCCGTGCTGCCCGGTTCGCTGCCCGCGTTGCGGCTGCCCGCGGCGCTGCTCACCGCGTTCGGGATCGCGGGCACCGCGCTGCTCGCCCGCGAGTTCGGCGGTGATCGGCGTGCCCAGACGCTCGCCGCCGCCGCGTATGCGCTGTCGCCGTGGCTGCTGCTGAGCGGACACTGGCTCGCGGCCGCGACCTTCGAACCCGCGCAGTGGCTGCTCGTGTTGTGGCCGGTGACGCGGTGGGTCCGGCTGCGCGAAGCGGGGATCCGGCGCGACCGGCTGCTGCTCGCGGCCGGCCTGGTCGCCGCCGTGGGGGTGCAGACGAAGTTCCAGATCGTGCTGCTGTGCGCCGCGCTGCTGTCGGGTGTGCTCATCGCCGGTCCGCGTCCGATGCTGCGGCGTCCGGCGCTGTGGGCGGGTGCGGCGCTGGCCGCCGCGGTGTCGATCCCCGCGCTGATCTGGCAGTCCGGGCACGGCTGGCCCTCGCGCGACATGGGCGACGTCGTCGCCGCCGAGAGCAGCAGGCTCCTGCTGCTGCCGACCACGCTGCTCTACGCCGGGCCGGTCGCGGGCGCGTTCCTGTGCTGCTTCGGGCTCTGGTGCCTGGTGCGGGACGAACGGCTGCGGCCCATGCGATTCCTCGCCTGCACGGCACTTCTCCTGCTGGTGTTCTACCTGCTGGTCGGCGGTCGCCCGAACTACCTGTCGGGGCTGTGCGGCATGCTGTTCGCCGCGGGCGCGGTCGGATTTCAGCACCGCCGCGAGGCCGGGGCGGCCCGCTGGTCGTGGACGGCGTGGCCCGCGTACGCGCTCTCGGCGGTCCTGCCGCTGGTGCTGCTCCCGATCACTCCGCTGCCGAGCGTGGCGCGGCATCCGCAGCTCGCCGCCTACAGCAGGCTTTACGAGACGGGCTGGCCGGAACTGGCCGAGACCGTCGCTCACGTCTACCGCTCGCTGCCGCCCGACCAACGCGAGCGCACCGCGATCGTCGGCGAGAGCTACCACCTGGCCGGTGCGCTCGACGTGCTCGGACCGGAGTTGGGGCTGCCCGGTGTGCACAGCCCGCACCGCGGGTACTGGTTCTTCGGTGCTCCACCGGACAGCGCCACGGTGCTGCTGTACGTGGGCGGTGCCGAGCCGCTCAAGCCCTACTTCGCCGAGAGCAGGCGGCTCGCGACGGTCCGGACCGAGCTGGATCTGGTGAACGTCGCGCAGGGCGTCTCGGTGATCCGCTACGACGGGCCGAAGCTGCCGTGGTCCCGGCTGTGGCCGCGCATCCGCACGCAGTAG
- a CDS encoding nitrilase-related carbon-nitrogen hydrolase, translating to MRLPECYTTGYSLGAAEARALAQPKDGAAIQAAQAVSATHDVGIVVPYVELDRAADTVHDSIALVLGGELVANYRKTHLYGAAERINFTAGTELPPVVKVNQFPVGLLNCYECEFPPLYQSLVGRGARLIVGPTAADHHFTLHDGNPTQVPYPDATEHIIPAMASVWRVFVAYVNRRGWETSERGQWQYRGNSGVWAPDGTPMIAAGPEERSDDTLLVTDCVPDEVAPFSPEGDHFSDNRVALQEKLLPTS from the coding sequence GTGCGCCTTCCCGAGTGCTACACCACCGGCTACTCGCTCGGCGCCGCCGAGGCGCGGGCGCTGGCCCAGCCGAAGGACGGCGCGGCGATCCAGGCCGCCCAAGCCGTCTCGGCCACGCACGACGTCGGGATCGTGGTGCCCTACGTGGAGCTCGACCGCGCGGCCGACACCGTGCACGACTCCATCGCCCTGGTCCTCGGCGGCGAGCTCGTCGCGAACTACCGCAAGACGCACCTGTACGGGGCGGCGGAACGGATCAACTTCACGGCGGGTACCGAACTGCCGCCGGTGGTGAAGGTCAATCAGTTCCCGGTCGGCCTGCTCAACTGCTACGAGTGCGAGTTCCCGCCGCTTTACCAGAGTCTGGTGGGTCGCGGTGCGCGGCTCATCGTCGGCCCGACCGCCGCCGATCACCACTTCACGTTGCACGACGGCAACCCCACCCAGGTGCCCTATCCGGACGCGACCGAGCACATCATCCCCGCGATGGCCTCGGTGTGGCGGGTGTTCGTGGCGTACGTGAACCGGCGCGGCTGGGAGACCTCGGAACGCGGGCAGTGGCAGTACCGCGGGAACTCCGGAGTGTGGGCACCGGACGGCACGCCGATGATCGCGGCCGGGCCGGAGGAGCGCAGCGACGACACGCTGCTCGTCACCGACTGCGTGCCGGACGAGGTGGCCCCATTCAGCCCGGAGGGTGATCACTTCTCGGACAACCGGGTGGCGCTGCAGGAGAAGCTGCTGCCGACGAGCTGA
- a CDS encoding flavoprotein — translation MNDNGQPVLYAIGMGSPAARDIGRLVELAQADGWAVCVVASPHGRRFLDAESLAVKTGHPVRSEYKDPAAVDALPPADGMIAAPITCNSIAKWAAGISDTLPLGMLVEAVGKRQPVVAMPFSNRAQIGFPPVQEAMRRLSGWGVTVLSGPDVYEQHEPGTGADHLHRFPWELAWRSFLEHPWQSPR, via the coding sequence ATGAACGACAACGGACAGCCCGTCCTGTACGCGATCGGCATGGGCTCCCCCGCGGCGCGGGACATCGGCAGGCTGGTGGAACTCGCCCAGGCCGACGGCTGGGCGGTGTGCGTGGTGGCCTCACCGCACGGCAGGCGGTTCCTCGACGCCGAGTCGCTGGCCGTGAAAACGGGCCATCCGGTGCGCAGCGAGTACAAGGATCCGGCCGCGGTCGACGCGCTGCCGCCCGCCGACGGCATGATCGCGGCGCCGATCACCTGCAACAGCATCGCCAAATGGGCGGCGGGCATCTCCGACACGCTTCCGCTGGGGATGCTGGTGGAGGCGGTCGGCAAGCGGCAGCCGGTGGTGGCGATGCCCTTCTCGAACCGCGCGCAGATCGGGTTTCCGCCCGTGCAGGAGGCGATGCGGCGACTGTCCGGCTGGGGAGTGACGGTGCTGTCCGGGCCGGACGTGTACGAGCAGCACGAACCCGGAACGGGCGCCGACCACCTCCACCGGTTCCCGTGGGAACTCGCGTGGCGGTCCTTCTTGGAGCATCCATGGCAGTCCCCGCGCTGA
- a CDS encoding phosphatase PAP2 family protein, with the protein MLTWLGDVLVVLPVSIAIGVLIGFTRHRWSPLLLLALGSAGTGLAVYLIKIMIARPRPLVVNAIVVEDGFGFPSGHSAQAAALYLMLGAFALRLLRTRWVRNALFAAAVLAMVVTGVSRVMLGVHSPTDVVAGWTLGASWTVLLLSLWLFAEHLPRLINSLVARKQRTTK; encoded by the coding sequence GTGCTCACCTGGCTCGGCGACGTGCTGGTGGTGCTGCCGGTGAGCATCGCGATCGGCGTGCTGATCGGATTCACCCGCCACCGGTGGTCGCCGTTGCTGCTGCTGGCGCTGGGTTCGGCGGGCACGGGTCTCGCGGTGTACCTGATCAAGATCATGATCGCCCGGCCGCGACCGCTGGTGGTGAACGCGATCGTCGTCGAGGACGGTTTCGGTTTCCCTTCCGGGCATTCCGCGCAGGCGGCCGCGCTGTACCTGATGCTCGGCGCGTTCGCGCTGCGCCTGCTGCGCACCCGGTGGGTCCGCAACGCCCTGTTCGCCGCAGCGGTGCTCGCGATGGTCGTCACCGGCGTCAGCCGGGTGATGCTCGGCGTGCACTCCCCCACCGACGTCGTCGCCGGCTGGACGCTCGGCGCGTCCTGGACGGTACTGCTGCTCAGCCTCTGGCTGTTCGCCGAACACCTACCCCGCCTGATCAACTCCCTGGTAGCCCGCAAACAGCGAACCACGAAGTGA
- a CDS encoding LuxR C-terminal-related transcriptional regulator, producing MASSYRRALDTAITAMMREAIEHSAALEQVLGQVNQLVTLRVRLGHTGLVAGEVYRDALQRAAGATGGTPGAQVAPLLQRLTPRENEVLGHLVRGSSNRQIARSLGISERTVKNHLRAVFTKLEVADRTSAAVKALTAGRGPGENGTAVAAGAASMEVRGPGAAERN from the coding sequence ATGGCCAGTTCGTACCGGCGAGCTTTGGACACCGCGATCACCGCGATGATGCGGGAGGCGATCGAGCATTCCGCGGCGCTGGAGCAGGTGCTGGGGCAGGTGAACCAACTGGTGACGCTGCGGGTGCGGCTGGGGCACACCGGGCTGGTCGCGGGCGAGGTCTACCGGGACGCGCTGCAACGGGCGGCCGGGGCGACCGGTGGCACGCCGGGGGCGCAGGTCGCGCCACTGCTGCAGCGACTCACCCCGCGGGAGAACGAGGTACTGGGACATCTGGTCCGCGGTAGTTCCAACCGGCAGATCGCGCGGTCGCTGGGCATTTCCGAGCGGACCGTGAAGAACCACCTGCGGGCGGTGTTCACCAAGCTGGAGGTCGCCGACCGCACGTCGGCGGCGGTCAAGGCGCTCACCGCTGGGCGAGGTCCCGGTGAGAACGGGACGGCCGTCGCGGCGGGGGCGGCGTCGATGGAGGTGCGCGGACCCGGCGCCGCCGAACGAAACTGA
- a CDS encoding helix-turn-helix domain-containing protein — MTHENDTETDSIAPEGPGDGAEADNPTRIGSRIAELRKIHGVTQRALSVRAAVSYSLLRKVERGERAASHSFVAAVARAMSVNITDLTEQPHHTRPATPSSEQAGVPALRQALVEGDDPQLDTGPRTVDDLRADVARIKEWDRRTRHAEAVQALPDVLRHLHHAARTHPDDPTVHELLATAYSYTMIALYRLGHLDLCHLADERARAAAARGADPVRGSVAEWNHALVLLFDGSYNAGLRSLDRSLGLLEPVPETPATSAVRGAVHLRAAILAARTADADLADTHLREARAMVVDGQDEANHYGTKFGATNVDIHGVAVPVELADGTTAVTRAGTVQLPEHTAPSRSGHYWIDLSRGWLLHGDRRRSLECLQTARRIAPQLTRYHPQVHETVQSLAVSDARSTNSLSHFAAWCGIRR, encoded by the coding sequence ATGACGCACGAAAACGACACGGAAACCGACAGCATCGCCCCGGAGGGTCCCGGGGACGGAGCCGAAGCGGACAATCCCACTAGGATCGGTTCCCGCATCGCCGAACTGCGCAAGATCCACGGCGTCACGCAACGCGCGTTGTCGGTGCGCGCGGCCGTTTCCTATTCCTTGCTGCGCAAGGTGGAACGCGGCGAACGCGCGGCCAGTCATTCCTTCGTCGCGGCCGTCGCCCGCGCGATGTCCGTCAACATCACCGACCTCACCGAGCAGCCGCACCACACCCGGCCGGCCACCCCCTCCTCCGAGCAGGCGGGGGTGCCCGCGCTGCGCCAAGCGCTCGTCGAGGGCGACGACCCGCAGCTGGACACCGGCCCGCGCACAGTGGACGACCTGCGCGCCGACGTGGCCCGCATCAAGGAGTGGGACCGGCGGACCCGGCACGCCGAGGCGGTGCAGGCGTTGCCGGACGTGCTGCGGCACCTGCACCACGCCGCGCGCACGCACCCGGACGATCCGACCGTTCACGAGCTGCTCGCGACCGCCTACTCCTACACGATGATCGCGCTCTACCGGCTGGGACACCTCGACCTGTGCCACCTGGCCGATGAACGTGCCCGCGCCGCGGCCGCTCGCGGCGCGGACCCGGTGCGCGGCTCGGTCGCGGAGTGGAACCACGCCCTGGTGCTGCTGTTCGACGGCTCCTACAACGCCGGGTTGCGCTCGCTGGACCGTTCGCTCGGGCTGCTCGAACCGGTCCCGGAAACGCCGGCGACCTCCGCCGTGCGGGGAGCCGTGCACCTGCGCGCCGCCATCCTCGCGGCCCGCACCGCCGACGCCGACCTCGCCGACACCCACTTGCGGGAGGCCCGCGCGATGGTCGTCGACGGGCAGGACGAGGCCAACCACTACGGCACCAAGTTCGGCGCCACCAACGTCGACATCCACGGCGTGGCGGTACCCGTGGAACTCGCCGACGGCACCACCGCGGTGACCAGGGCGGGCACCGTGCAGCTGCCCGAGCACACCGCGCCGAGCCGCAGCGGGCACTACTGGATCGACCTCTCCCGCGGCTGGTTACTGCACGGCGACCGGCGGCGCTCGCTGGAGTGCCTGCAAACGGCCCGGCGCATCGCGCCGCAGCTCACCCGCTACCACCCGCAGGTGCACGAGACGGTGCAGTCGCTGGCGGTCAGCGACGCGCGTTCCACCAACAGCCTGTCGCACTTCGCCGCGTGGTGCGGTATCCGGCGCTGA
- a CDS encoding LamB/YcsF family protein — translation MQKLVDLNADAGESFGRWKLGDDERVIPLVTSVNIACGWHAGDPGTMRAALRIARDAGVAAGAHPGFPDLAGFGRRALTMSPREAADACLYQFGALRALADELGVAITHVKPHGALYGLTVRDPAVAEAVGTAVAAAAPGVPVVLLAGPTADRVAELGVPVVREAFADLDYDDAGHIIIEPDPVAKDPRSCAEQALSVLRGEVHSVSGTTVPVRADSICLHGDRPNAVEVAQAVRDAFTAEGVELAAMREVLGDRNTGAASEAGKAETAPA, via the coding sequence GTGCAGAAACTCGTGGATCTCAATGCGGACGCGGGCGAGAGCTTCGGCCGGTGGAAGCTCGGCGACGACGAACGGGTGATTCCGTTGGTCACTTCGGTGAACATCGCCTGCGGATGGCATGCCGGTGACCCCGGGACCATGCGGGCCGCGCTGCGCATCGCCCGCGACGCCGGCGTGGCGGCGGGTGCGCACCCGGGATTCCCGGACCTGGCCGGTTTCGGGCGGCGGGCGCTGACCATGAGCCCGCGGGAGGCGGCGGATGCCTGCCTCTACCAGTTCGGCGCGCTCCGGGCGCTCGCCGACGAGCTGGGCGTCGCGATCACCCACGTCAAACCGCACGGCGCGCTCTACGGGCTCACCGTGCGGGATCCGGCGGTGGCGGAGGCCGTCGGCACGGCCGTCGCCGCGGCCGCGCCCGGTGTTCCGGTGGTGCTGCTGGCAGGCCCGACCGCCGATCGGGTCGCCGAATTGGGCGTGCCGGTGGTGCGGGAGGCGTTCGCGGACCTGGACTACGACGATGCCGGGCACATCATCATCGAACCCGACCCGGTCGCGAAGGACCCGCGGTCCTGCGCGGAACAGGCCCTGTCGGTGCTGCGCGGCGAAGTCCACTCCGTCAGCGGCACCACGGTGCCGGTGCGCGCGGACTCGATATGCCTGCACGGGGACCGGCCGAACGCGGTGGAGGTGGCCCAGGCCGTGCGCGACGCGTTCACGGCCGAAGGCGTTGAACTCGCCGCCATGCGCGAGGTTCTGGGGGACCGGAACACCGGTGCGGCCTCCGAGGCGGGGAAGGCGGAGACCGCACCGGCGTGA
- a CDS encoding PrsW family intramembrane metalloprotease has translation MPALNPRSVLEGRTSNRTPIPFIIGLIVCGFCMLLALAYYLLAGGVLSTVLGGLLALPTVVVMVGLVLLMDRLEPEPRVNLITAFAWGAGVAIVGSFIVNTVGGALLQPVYGPELGQVLTASIIAPVVEESFKGFFLLLMLWFRRFEIDGPTDGLVYAGLCALGFAFVENVLYYQTGLLESGGGVAETVLVRGVIAPLGHPIYTAMTGLGVAYAARSRGAGRGFAVVGGWVAAVLLHALWNFSTVFGYGGLALAYLLQLGVLVTLVVIVMRDRRRLIGLIGTHLPPYIPSGLVHDNDVRMLATMRGRRQARSWARVQAGLPGVRAMSDYQLAATELALLHDHATRATIPVDLFHSRRDAILGLMRMARDAFFQRRPQPQVAPPPWAGSEQSGFFRTSQLQTMRMPVYRPLGQPTPGTPQPGRPGEQATTKLGTPQQATTKLGTPQQATTKLGTAKPGGSEQETAKFGTAQPPTAKPPTAKPPTAKPPTHQPGAAQPGGNRSGPGARPQGAPQQPGQPRPGGQPNPRQHPPQQPPPQGPPPQGPPRR, from the coding sequence ATGCCCGCGCTCAATCCCCGTTCGGTCCTCGAAGGCCGGACCAGCAACCGAACACCGATCCCGTTCATCATCGGGTTGATCGTGTGCGGCTTCTGCATGCTGCTCGCCCTGGCGTACTACCTGCTCGCCGGTGGGGTGCTCAGCACGGTGCTGGGAGGTCTGCTCGCGCTGCCGACGGTGGTCGTGATGGTGGGCTTGGTGCTGCTGATGGACCGGCTGGAGCCGGAGCCACGGGTGAACCTGATCACGGCGTTCGCGTGGGGAGCCGGAGTCGCGATCGTCGGCTCGTTCATCGTGAACACGGTCGGCGGGGCACTCCTGCAACCGGTGTACGGGCCGGAACTGGGACAGGTGCTCACCGCCTCGATCATCGCCCCGGTGGTGGAGGAGAGCTTCAAGGGCTTCTTCCTGCTGCTGATGTTGTGGTTCCGCCGGTTCGAGATCGACGGCCCGACCGACGGTCTGGTGTACGCGGGGCTCTGCGCGCTCGGGTTCGCGTTCGTGGAGAACGTGCTCTACTACCAGACCGGCCTGCTGGAAAGCGGTGGCGGTGTCGCGGAAACCGTGCTGGTCCGTGGCGTGATCGCGCCGCTGGGGCATCCGATCTACACCGCGATGACGGGGCTCGGCGTCGCGTACGCGGCGCGCAGCCGCGGCGCCGGGCGGGGTTTCGCGGTGGTCGGCGGGTGGGTCGCGGCGGTACTGCTGCACGCGCTGTGGAACTTCTCCACGGTGTTCGGCTACGGCGGGCTGGCGTTGGCGTACCTGCTCCAGCTCGGGGTCCTGGTGACGCTGGTGGTGATCGTGATGCGGGATCGGCGGCGGCTGATCGGGCTGATCGGCACGCACCTGCCGCCGTACATCCCCAGCGGTCTGGTCCACGACAACGATGTGCGGATGCTCGCGACGATGCGCGGTCGCCGCCAGGCCCGGAGCTGGGCTCGGGTGCAGGCGGGTTTGCCGGGAGTGCGGGCGATGTCGGACTACCAGCTGGCGGCGACGGAGCTGGCGTTGCTGCACGACCACGCGACGCGGGCGACGATCCCGGTGGACCTGTTCCACTCCCGGCGGGACGCGATCCTCGGGCTGATGCGGATGGCGCGGGACGCGTTCTTCCAGCGGCGGCCGCAGCCGCAGGTCGCTCCGCCGCCGTGGGCGGGCAGCGAGCAGTCCGGCTTCTTCCGCACCTCGCAGCTGCAGACGATGCGGATGCCGGTGTACCGCCCGCTCGGTCAGCCGACGCCGGGTACGCCTCAGCCGGGCCGACCGGGAGAGCAGGCGACGACGAAGCTCGGGACCCCGCAACAGGCGACGACGAAGCTCGGAACCCCGCAACAGGCGACGACGAAGCTCGGAACGGCGAAGCCCGGAGGATCGGAGCAGGAAACGGCGAAGTTCGGAACGGCCCAGCCACCGACGGCCAAGCCGCCGACGGCCAAGCCGCCGACGGCCAAGCCGCCGACGCACCAGCCGGGAGCGGCCCAGCCGGGCGGAAATCGCTCCGGCCCGGGCGCACGACCGCAGGGGGCTCCGCAGCAGCCGGGACAGCCGAGGCCCGGTGGACAGCCGAATCCCCGGCAACATCCGCCGCAGCAGCCCCCGCCGCAGGGACCCCCGCCGCAAGGACCTCCGCGGCGGTAG
- a CDS encoding 2-oxoacid:acceptor oxidoreductase subunit alpha: MVIRFAGDSGDGMQLTGDRFTSEAAAFGNDLATLPNFPAEIRAPAGTLPGVSSFQLHFADYDILTPGDRPDVLVAMNPAALKSNLGDLPHGGTLIVNTDEFTKRNLTKVGYEHNPLDSGELEPYVVHHVAMAELTRGAAEPAGVGRKDAERAKNMFALGLLSWMYHRPTEGTERFLREKFAKKPDIAEANVLAFRAGWNYGETTEAFAVTYEVAPATLPKGTYRQITGNVALAYGLVAAGQRSGLPMFLGTYPITPASDVLHELAKHKNFGVTTFQAEDEIAGVGAALGASFGGSLGVTTTSGPGLALKSETIGLAVTLELPLLICDIQRGGPSTGLPTKTEQADLLQALYGRNGESPVPVLAPQSPADCFEVALEAARIALRYRTPVLLLSDGAIANGSEPWLIPDITDLPDLRVTFATEPNAPDGSGEFWPYVRDPETLAREWAVPGNAGTEHRIGGLEKADGSGAISYDPDNHDKMVRLRQAKIDGVEVPDLEVDDPSGQAEALVLGWGSSYGPIGAACRRVRGLGVPIAQAHLRYLNPMPGNLEEVLRRYDKVIVPEMNLGQLAMLLRSRYLVDVHSHTKVAGLPFQAEELQNVLTDVVQGVSA; this comes from the coding sequence GTGGTGATCCGCTTCGCCGGAGACTCCGGCGACGGCATGCAGCTGACCGGCGACCGATTCACCTCGGAGGCCGCGGCCTTCGGCAACGACCTCGCGACGCTGCCGAACTTCCCGGCCGAGATCCGGGCTCCCGCCGGGACGCTGCCGGGCGTGTCCAGCTTCCAGCTGCACTTCGCCGACTACGACATCCTCACCCCGGGTGACCGGCCGGACGTTCTGGTGGCCATGAACCCGGCGGCGCTGAAGTCGAACCTCGGCGACCTGCCGCACGGCGGCACCCTGATCGTCAACACCGACGAGTTCACCAAGCGCAACCTCACCAAGGTCGGGTACGAGCACAACCCGCTCGATTCCGGGGAGCTCGAACCGTACGTGGTGCACCACGTCGCGATGGCCGAGCTGACCCGCGGCGCCGCGGAACCCGCCGGGGTCGGGCGCAAGGACGCCGAACGCGCGAAGAACATGTTCGCGCTCGGGCTGCTGTCCTGGATGTACCACCGGCCGACCGAGGGCACCGAACGGTTCCTGCGGGAGAAGTTCGCGAAGAAGCCCGACATCGCCGAGGCCAACGTGCTCGCGTTCCGCGCGGGCTGGAACTACGGCGAGACGACCGAGGCGTTCGCGGTGACCTACGAGGTCGCGCCCGCGACGCTGCCGAAGGGGACCTACCGCCAGATCACCGGCAACGTGGCGCTCGCCTACGGCCTGGTCGCCGCCGGGCAGCGCAGCGGACTGCCCATGTTCCTGGGCACCTATCCGATCACCCCGGCTTCCGACGTGCTGCACGAGCTGGCCAAGCACAAGAACTTCGGCGTCACGACCTTCCAGGCCGAGGACGAGATCGCGGGAGTCGGCGCGGCGCTGGGCGCCTCGTTCGGCGGCTCGCTGGGAGTGACCACGACCTCCGGACCGGGACTGGCGCTGAAGTCGGAGACCATCGGGCTGGCGGTGACCCTGGAGCTGCCGCTGCTGATCTGCGACATCCAGCGCGGCGGCCCGTCGACCGGGTTGCCCACCAAGACCGAGCAGGCCGACCTGTTGCAGGCGCTCTACGGCCGCAACGGCGAGTCCCCCGTGCCGGTGCTCGCGCCGCAGTCGCCGGCGGACTGCTTCGAGGTGGCGCTGGAGGCGGCGCGGATCGCGCTGCGCTACCGCACGCCGGTGCTGCTGCTGTCCGACGGGGCCATCGCCAACGGCTCCGAGCCGTGGCTGATCCCGGACATCACCGACCTGCCGGACCTGCGGGTGACCTTCGCGACCGAACCGAACGCGCCGGACGGCTCCGGTGAGTTCTGGCCGTACGTGCGGGACCCGGAGACGCTGGCCCGCGAGTGGGCGGTGCCGGGCAACGCGGGCACCGAGCACCGCATCGGCGGGTTGGAGAAGGCCGACGGCTCCGGCGCCATCTCCTACGACCCGGACAACCACGACAAGATGGTCCGGCTGCGCCAGGCGAAGATCGACGGGGTCGAGGTGCCCGATCTCGAGGTGGACGATCCGTCCGGGCAGGCCGAGGCGCTGGTGCTGGGCTGGGGTTCGTCCTACGGCCCGATCGGCGCCGCCTGCCGCCGGGTGCGCGGCCTGGGCGTGCCGATCGCGCAGGCTCATCTGCGGTACTTGAACCCGATGCCCGGGAATCTCGAGGAGGTGCTGCGGCGTTACGACAAGGTGATCGTGCCGGAGATGAACCTCGGCCAGCTCGCGATGCTGCTGCGGTCCCGCTACCTGGTGGACGTGCACAGCCACACCAAGGTCGCGGGTCTCCCGTTCCAAGCGGAAGAACTCCAGAACGTGCTCACCGATGTGGTGCAAGGAGTGTCGGCGTGA
- a CDS encoding glutamate decarboxylase, which produces MSCPQAASRASAPPTTTARAPGALPSKGWTASAAANAVRIKLREDINPAANLATFLTSTVEPEAERLFSDYLPYNLIDRDQYPGATELERHCVQTLADLWNADLSTAVGTATTGSSEAALLAGTSLLRRWRHRGDTSGRKPNLILGANAHVCWHKFCRYWEVEPRIAPAQQDLLHLTAQQARERCDEDTIGVVSVLGSTIDGSYEPVAGIAAELDALAAESGVDVPIHVDAASGGFVAPFLDPELNWDFRLPRVHSINASGHKYGMVPAGLGWIVWRDPEARTNWLSFDTNYLGSTRANHELSFSRSAAPVVLQYYNFLRLGFEGFRELHGRSRATATSLAAALEGLGPFQILGDGSDLPVVVLAQHEGRHRWTLRELAAHLGTHGWSVPVYALPPDRQQTDVLRIVVRNELTAGHAEDLLSAVRGFLSGAIATPA; this is translated from the coding sequence ATGTCGTGTCCGCAGGCGGCAAGCCGGGCGAGCGCACCACCCACGACGACCGCGCGTGCGCCGGGAGCGCTGCCCAGCAAAGGCTGGACCGCCTCGGCGGCCGCGAACGCGGTCCGAATCAAGCTCCGGGAGGACATCAATCCGGCGGCGAACCTGGCCACCTTTCTGACCAGCACCGTCGAGCCGGAAGCAGAACGGCTGTTCAGCGATTACCTGCCTTACAACCTCATCGACAGAGATCAATATCCGGGAGCAACCGAACTCGAACGCCACTGCGTGCAGACCCTCGCGGACCTGTGGAACGCCGATCTGTCGACGGCCGTCGGCACCGCCACCACCGGCTCCAGTGAGGCCGCACTGCTGGCAGGCACCTCGCTGCTGCGGCGGTGGCGACACCGCGGCGACACCTCAGGGCGCAAGCCGAACCTGATCTTAGGCGCCAACGCCCACGTGTGCTGGCACAAGTTCTGCCGGTACTGGGAGGTGGAACCGCGCATCGCCCCGGCCCAGCAGGACCTGCTGCACCTGACCGCGCAGCAGGCCAGAGAACGCTGCGACGAGGACACGATCGGCGTGGTCAGCGTGCTCGGCTCAACGATCGACGGCAGCTACGAGCCGGTCGCCGGCATCGCCGCCGAGCTCGACGCGCTCGCGGCGGAATCCGGGGTGGACGTCCCGATCCACGTGGACGCCGCCTCCGGCGGCTTCGTCGCCCCGTTCCTGGATCCCGAGTTGAACTGGGACTTCCGGTTGCCGCGGGTGCACTCGATCAACGCGTCGGGCCACAAGTACGGCATGGTCCCCGCCGGGCTCGGCTGGATCGTGTGGCGCGACCCGGAGGCCCGCACGAACTGGCTCAGCTTCGACACGAACTACCTGGGCAGCACTAGGGCCAACCACGAGCTGAGCTTCTCCCGATCGGCCGCTCCGGTGGTGCTGCAGTACTACAACTTCCTGCGACTCGGCTTCGAAGGATTCCGCGAACTGCACGGACGAAGCCGCGCCACCGCCACCTCGCTGGCGGCGGCGCTCGAGGGGTTGGGGCCGTTCCAGATCCTCGGTGACGGCAGCGACCTGCCCGTCGTGGTGCTCGCCCAGCACGAGGGCAGGCACCGCTGGACGTTGCGAGAGCTCGCCGCCCACCTGGGCACGCACGGTTGGTCGGTTCCGGTCTACGCGCTGCCGCCGGACCGCCAGCAGACCGACGTGCTCCGGATCGTCGTGCGCAACGAACTCACCGCCGGACACGCCGAGGACCTGCTCAGCGCGGTCCGCGGCTTCCTGTCCGGCGCCATCGCCACCCCGGCATGA